The nucleotide window ttggtatttggcacttttgacctagttgtactaggatctggattgagtgaccttctacattgttgtagctctgtttcatagcttcgaaacggtgggtcttacacccccaaccgataattgtagtgagagttgtgccattaccgcattatgacgtcaaaaccggttttcttatcaagttctaagttaaagcctttcttaatttctggtttgctttcatgcttgtatatgtttataaaaccctattggggttgtgaattggtgttgtttatggctcggtatggtttcttgttttatgatattgtgagcctatggaacggctcttgacatgaaatgcttatatgtgtgttgttgggttgtgattgaagaaaaataatgaagccttatggctggaaaatttggtaaacacaaagggcatgctgcccgaatttttactcgagatttagaaaactatattctcgacttgagtaaaggttaagtattgaacccttgaatttccatgcatgaaaccctattgggcgataattggtttgactttatgactcgttatcgagtcttatggtatttgtttacatgttctagggcgtgacgatagctcacgacattctcctgacggaagtgcatgaaatagcacttaattgattggtgagtgtactactcacttgtgtgctattatatggctttgatatttgaacttgagatgttgtatgttaatggattgatgtgagagtgtactttatcactctcacttattgtttcacatgttattgaaaagttattggaaagttattggaaagttatatgaactgatatatgaaatgaaatacatgacttgatatcgattggacaagtatccaacgactacaaatgttatcattgagctcaaccccattggtagttgattgaatcgagccgacaagggtttggtcgtgacaattaatgagccttgggtaaagttataaggaatcttgtagtatgagagactcttgattccggtatactcgagtaataccacagtgcaagtgtttggagtgcgggcccggtagggggatgtttggtggaaggaatgggagagaagaggggtctacagttggttacttttcaaacattgacggagagtcaatgagaccgatcaagaattcaaacgaggaaaagggctcttgagagccacccgtatccttttatcctcattattaatgtgtggctttatttattttggtaaattggactgttaagcttgatgtatccatgaacttggttgcttgagttgtattctcactgggcaattagctcaccccgttccttttgttttccttacaggaatatgactcttttggaatgaattttgataaatggttgccaaatgaactagatgaatgactcttttgtattgtatataaaatgggaccctaaatgtatcattagggccgttttcacttttgttttggcaaaccatatatgtagtgacttttgtatcacttttaaatgtcattttggtttgtaaaggctaaatgttatggggtatatgtaattcgatgtttggttgggttcggacgagtcggttactattcatggccgactccgggtttcattttcttttattttgggttattttgcccttttgccttatttgcgcgcgttagaAGTTCCgaaacgtgaaagatcgctctaatctgatccgtagtcctggcgagagctgggcaggcagtccgctaacctctttggttcgccttaggggaaagtggggctgtcacagaatgCCCACAACATGTTGTTGTCGAAACGGCCACAACAATGTTAACACTATTGCTTGAGTCGTGCGTAGTACTGTCCTAAGAAATTATTTCATGAAATTGAAATGTCTCCTCAGGATTAAACAAGCTTTTTTCTATTTGTTGCGAACAAGAAAGACAAGCTTTCTTCTTGTTGCAAACTAGAAGGACCAGAACTAGCAAATTAAAACCAGCAGATATAGAGAGAAGATGAGAATAGAATTGTCAAAAAGGTATCAACTGACagaaataaaagagagagagagaacgaGAGCAGCTATCAGAAAGATATCAACTGAAGCTGCTGGGGTGATTTTCTGATAAGGGAATGGATCCTATTTATAGATTTCAGAATGAGGTGCAACCCTTCTCACTTCCGATGTGGGACAAAGACTGCAACTCTTCTCACTTCCCAATGTGGGACAGAGAAAGCAATACTTCTTATTTTTCGATGTGGGACaaagaatatttttgaaatactaTATATTTTATAACAATCTCCTtcctattttaaaaaaattctttggATAAAGGAAGAATTTTAAAAGTACTCTGCTTGATTTGGTTAAAATGTTATTAGATTGGtgtcttttggactatgaaccaAACATAGATTGATAAAACATGATCTACAAAATTATTGGTGAAATATAAATTTCTATGAACCAATAACTCTTGATGTATGACAGAGATTTTATCAATCACATTGCAACCCATAATTTGCTATTAATGCGGTTTTGCACTTTTAGGCCATGCGCCTGCCTGGTTATTTCATGAGAGCTCTAAAGATTTGACCAATGAATCTTATAGGAGCGGTCTCACTCCACTCTCATATAGGTGAATTCATCAAGTGTATATTCCTTTAAATATAGCTCCCTAATGGGATATGAATTTATTAAGAGTTTTAACTCATTCTCAATTACTCAAAGCACTTATTTTCGGAGGGACttaaatttgaagtgttttACGATCAATATTGACTTGTTATTACCCATATGAACCTACTTCATAGGATCACCAATCACATAGGTTGGGTTACCATCTCTATTGACAATTTGTTGGTCGAAGTCCCATTTCTTTTGAAGTTTGAAGAATCAATTTTCTTCCTACGGGTTTAGTCAGAGGATCGGCCAAATTCAACTCTGACTTCACAAAATCAATGGAAATAATTCCATCTGTAAGTAGCTATTTTACGACATCATGTCTCAATCTCATGTGTCGACTTTTACAATTATACGATTTATTTTTAGTAATAGCAATAGCCGCGTGACAATCACTATGTATCGACACAGAAGGCAACAGATCCTTATTTAAAGGAATATTGGCTAAGAAATTCCTTAACCAATCAGCCTCAGAACCTGTCAACTCCAGAGCTATAAATGCGGACTCCATAGTTGACTTAGCAATGAATGTCTGCCTGGCTGACTTCCATGCTACTGCACCACCACCAAGGGTGAACACATAACCACTAGTGAATTTTGTATCATTTGAATCAGAGACCCCATTAGCATCACTGTATCCTTCTAGTACAGTGGGAAATCCACTATATAAAATACCATAATTTATGGTacctctcaaatatttcattagtcTGACCAATGCAAACCAATGCTCACGATTGGGATTATGAGTATATCTACTCAGTCTACATACAGCATAGGCTATATCTGGTCTTGTAAAATTCATTACATGCATCAGGCTCCCAATAATCTGAGCATATTTCGACTGAGCAATTGGGTtaccattatttttctttaattgagtGTTAGCATCATAGGAAGTGCTTATAGGTGTCACatcataattttcaaacttcttAAGAAATCTCTCTGTATAATGTTTTTGTGACAACATTATACCATCATCTCTCCTTATGATTTTAACACCCAATATCATTTTAACTTCACCCATATATTTCatatcaaaattgaaaaacaaaaattctTTAGTACTATTAACAATATTTAGACTAGTACCAAATATaagcatgtcatccacataCAAACTGATTATCACATATTGATCATTGACAATTTTAACGTATACACATTTGTCCATTTCTACAGACGAAAATTCGTCTTTAATCAatacttgatcaaatttctcacGCCACTGTTTAGGAGCTTGTTTTAGGCCATAAAGAGATTTAGTTAATTTAcaaaccttattttcttgtcCAGAAATGATACATCCCTCAGTTTGGATCatataaattttttcttctaaatcaccatttaaaaaagctgttttgacatccatttgatgaataaAAAGTTTACGAATAGAAGCCAGAGCAAATAAAACCCGAATAGAGGCAATTCTTGTTACTGGTGCAAATGTGTCAAAATAATCAATATTTCGCTTTTGAGAAAACCCCTTAGCTACTAAACAAGCTTTGTATTTATCAATAGAGCTATCAGGattatattttcttttgaaaatccATTTGCAACCAATAGGTTTTGTACTAGGTGGTAAATCTACCAAAATtcaagttttatttttcataataaagtcaatttcagtttttattgcttctttccaaaatttactATCAGAAGAAGAAATAGCATTAAAATAAGTTAAAGGATCATTATCAAcaaaaaatgtttgaaaatcatttccatagaaaaattcttttcttggcCTTTTACTCCTTCTCAACTCCTCATTAGAGGttgtttctttatttatttcaacAGGTGCATGAGAAATTTTATTAGACAGTGaaaaaatatgttcaaaaaATTCAGCATTTTTTGTCTCAATGATTGTATTACAATCAAGTACATCACTTCTTAAAACAAGAAATTCATATGCAGCACTATGTTCAGCATATCCAATAAACATACAATCAGAAGTTTTAGAACCTAATCTTCTTTTCTTAGGTTCAAGCAATAATACTGTAGCTAAACACCCCCACACTTTTAGGTATTTCAAATTAGGTTTATAATTTTTCGATAACTCATAAGGTGTTTTACCAGTTCCTTTATGTGGAATTCTATTTTGTAAATGACAAGCAGATAAAATAGCTTCCCCCCACAAATTATCAGGAGCATGAGAACTAATTAACTTGGAgttcatcatttcttttaatgttctattttttctttcagctACACCATTAGATTGTGGTGAATAAGGTGGTGTTACTTCATGTATTATACCTTCATGTTCACAGAAGCTATCCAAAACTAAATATTCACCTCCTCTATCTGATCTgattctttttattcttttattaagttgattttctacttcaaaCTTATAGGATAAAAAGCATTATGAATATCATCTTTATttctaaataaataaagtttagTGTATTTAGAGTAATCATCTATAAAAGTAACATAATATCTTTTACCTCCTCTAGTCATAATTTGTTTCAAATCACCTAAGTTTGTGTGAATTAAACTTAATAATTCAGTTTCTCTTTGGACACTTACACAacttttctttgttattttagtttctACACATATTTCGCATTTGTCCATTTTATCATTAATACCAGAAATTAAGCTACTagattgcattttctttatataACTTGCATTAACATGTCCTAATCTAGCATGCTataaagaaattgaatcaaCAATATAAGCAGAAGAAGAAGCATTCTCATTAAGCACATTTGAAATGTTAAGTATAAAGAGTCCCTGGTTACAATAGTCTTTCCCCacaaatatattatattttgtCATTACGATCTTATCAGATTCGAATAACGCTTTCACCCCAACTTTTCCTAGCAATGCTACAGAAATCAGATTTGCCCGAATGTTTGGCATATGCAGCACATCAATAAGAGCCAAAGTTTTTCCTGAAGTAAGTTTCAAGAGCACTTTGCCTTTACCCAGAACTTTAGCAGTTCGTGAGTCTCCAAGGTAGACTACTTCTTCATCATTCCCTATTGGAGTATAGGAGGAAAACGCTTCTCGATTTGCACATATGTGCCGAGTAGCCCCAGAGTCTACCACCCATTCTTTCACATTGGCTGCAATGTTCACTTGAGCGATGACTGCATCAATTATTTCATCTCCTTCGGTTAAATTAACCTTAGGAGGATTAGCATTTGCTTTGTCACCCTTATTGTATCTACACTGGGTAGCATAATGTCCTGGTTTTCCACAATAATAGCAattgcctttctttttcttaaagtTGGGGATATTGGGCTTGtagttggaattttttggtctATCATACTGGGACTTATTGGCGTaccttttgttgttgttttggaCCAGATTAGCTTTGAAGCTCATTTCCTTTGCTTTGGCAGCTCTTAactccttcctatttgaatcttCAATCAGGATGTGTTTTACGAGCTCATCAATGGTGTAATTTTCCTCCTTGTGCTTCAAGTTGTTTTTGTAGTCGCCCCATGACTCAGGCAGTTTTTCAATTAGCATGCCTGCAGCAAATTTCTCAGGCAGCTTGATGTCTTCATTTTTCAAGTCCTCGAGCATCATTTGGTATTCTGTGATTTGGGTTTTCATTTCTTTGTCGTCAGTTATCTGCCACTGATTGTACTTTCCTACGATGAACTTTTGTTTGGTTGCATCTTCGGCGGTAAACTTTGTTACCAAAACTTCCCAAATTGTCTTGGCTTGCTTGCAGCTACAATACACGTCAAATAATTCATTTGAGAGTGTTTGTAAAATAGTATGATGACATACCGTATTGACATATTGCCATGATTCTTGTATCTTAGTATCCACGGTCGTAGCAGGTTGGGATTCTGTCAGTGCATAAGCCACTCCATGAATGTCGAGTAGGGAGTGTACACGTTCTTGCCACCTTCTGAAGTTTTCATTGgcaaaaacttcaattttggagACATCCGAAAAAGGCTTAGCAAATGGTATTGCGACTGCTGCTACTGCGGATGAAGGTTGTGTGGTATTAACACTGTTGGAGGCCATAGTTTCTTAGATTGTTGTCGAAACGGCCACAACAATGTTAACACTATTGCTTGAGTCATGCGTAGCActgtcctaagaaactatttcatGAAATTGAAATGTCTCCCCAGGATTAAACAAGTCTTCTTCTATTTGTTGCGAACAAGAAAGACAAGCTTTCTTCTTGTTGCAAACTAGAAAGACCAGAACTAGCAAATTAAAACCAGCAGATATAGAGAGAGAAATTGAGAACAGAATTGTCAGGAAGGTATCAACTGACAGAATAAaagagagcgagagagagatAAAGCAGCTATCAGAAAGATATCAACTGAAGCTGCTGGGGTGATTTTCTGAGGAGGGAATGGATCCTATTTACAGATTTCAGAATGAGGTGCAACCCTTCTCACTTCCGATGTGGGACAAAGACTGCAACTTTTCTCACTTCCCAATGTGGGACAGAGAAAGCAATACTTCTCATTTTTCGATCTGGGACaaagaatatttttgaaatattatatattttacaaCACATGTCGTGCTGAGAAGGCTATCTCTGGCGGTCATCTTTAGCTACAGCTATTGGATTCACTGGATTTGAGCCAATTTACATAAAGAAACCCTATAATTTCACTCTTAACATGCGTAAATGAGAGTAGATGTTCAATGCTGGGAAGAGGCAGAGGAGGAAGATGAGTAAGAGGAGAGACGAGGTGTCAGCGACGGAAGTATAGGTGGAGGCAGAGGAGGATGTATGTGGAGGAGAAAGAGCTGCAAAAGAAGCGATGGTTGGTTTgtgacaagagagagagagaggactttcattttcatttttttttcgtgGATTATATAGAGAGCCGTTTTACTGATTTAATCCACTTAGGATCCGCATACAAACCCGAATAGGAGGTGAAATTATGGAATTAGAATTGTGATTCTTAGGTCTTACCAAACATACCCTGAGTCTCCAACCAAGCAATGGGAGGAGGATCTCCGTACCCATAGCTCGAACAATAGGCAGAAGCATGAATAGATTTCTGAAGTTCTGCTCTTAAAGCAAGCCATCTTGTTATTTATTCAATCAAGATAAAACCACAAGTACCAATCCCCCcaaaagaagatgaaaaatCCCGTAAGAACCAAATTAGTGGATATTGACTTTTTGACAAAAGGGATTGGCTTGATCTAAAGTCCATGAACATTTTGACTCAAAGTTAAGGTATAAAATCCATTCCTTGATTGATAATGATGATACCATTTATTGTCAAAATGTACCAAATTTTTGAGTAGTTACAATAAATTTATATTGCAATTGCACCCCACAATTTGCAACAAGGATCCTTTTAACAATTCAAATATTTGGTTCCATCATTGTGTTTTGTTGCAAAGCATATTAATTAAGATGCTTGATTGATTGATTCATGTGGTATATATTATAAAACCTGTCTACTTGATATACCGAAAAGTTTATATCTTCTAAAAAGTAACCAGAAAATTTACATTGTAAATCTCCCCGTTCCCTCCTTACTTCTTAAGTCCCACTCCTCCCTTagtaggaaaaaataaaaaaaaaaaagagaaaatttacATTGAACTACAAATAAACAACACAGTAAAATGGGGCAAAGGATTTGGTTGAATGGTAAGGTGAGAGAGAATATAAATGGGAGGTTATAGATTCAAAACCTCccacttaaaaaaaaacacagtaAAATATATATGGACATTAATTATTATATGTATTCCTATGGATATATTTGACGAGTGATATTAATTCATTAGTCAAAAGGCACTAAAtgacaaaaaattaaacaaatataaaaCTAATATATGTTTATGAAACCAAAAAATATTGAGTCAGGAATAAAATTTCCATTGGTCAAAATGAATATATAATGAATATGAGCAATATAGTAGCTACTTCATAATTGTTGTAAACTTTCttaaggaaaattttgtttaaaaataaGAGTGATAAATTTGTAAAATTGTATACAAAAGTAAAAGTATTATAAGGAGACTAAAGATTGTAAACTGTTGATATACAAGAAGCAAAATTTAGTTGTCTCTGCTTCAAATGTAAATTTATAGTAAACTAATTTCTATGGCCGACTCTGTGCATCAAGTTGCCCAGATTAACAAAGATAAATTAAAGATAGATTGTTATTAGATTGGCATCAATATGTGGATAGGAAATGTAAAGCTGCTTGATGAAAATAGTAATATATTTAAAGCAAGATTGGTTAGAAGTTCTTATTTAAAGCAATATTTTAAATCAAGTCCATGAGAAAATACAAATATGTGCACAATTTACAATTTGAATTTATAGTCCATTTAAATGTATATGTGCAATAGATACATAAATTATAGTTCTAAAGGTGTTGTATCATCAATGAAAATTATGATATTATACTAGTTCATGAAAGTGTTGAATATAGAGAGTATTTTCACGAAAGTAGGGAATTACCTTTATCATTTTAACcttgtaatttcatagaatttAATGAATCTATAACTAGTTTCTTCATCATGAAATGTAGGTGAATGATAGTTATAGGTATGGTTGGTGCACTGGTAAAAGCAAGTATCACGTGCATTATGAAATTAGCTATGGCTTAGCTAAGAtgataaattaaatcaaaattttacatATGTGGGATTCATCTAACCATCATAGTGTATAAACTAACGGTGCATGCAATATTTATTCTTTAAAATTCATTAGTTATAGCCAGACTAATCCTTCCATTAAATGATGTATTTCAAACCCATCTCTTTTACTTCATTCAAACATATAAGGGAATTTGGTAAAGGGTTTTAAATCTAAATCCACTCAGGTTCCCCAGTCCAAACACAGCTGGGAATTTTGGGTGAAGAATTAGGGCCTATGTCCATCAAAAATCCACCTAAATGAATTCACACAAAACCAATAAAACCAATCGGGATTTTTCAGGGTGACTAAATtagtaaatttggaaaaataGGAATGCACAAGTCACAAGCTcgtatttatttttttgagaaatGCTATAAATGAAATTTTAGCTCATGGTGAACTAACTACAAGGCAAGTCCAATAGTCTCCTTTGATCCATGTCATATTGTTGAAAGAACATTGAACAACTTTACGATcttattggattatttttaAGGAGATTCTACAGTTCTTATTGAATATCATACTCCTAAgttaattttaaaattagataggaaaaaaaagtgttattggcCCTTAAGTTCCAACAATTTTAAAGATTTAAAATTCAAACCATTATTATTTTCATCGATATGTACAAGTTAAAATGGTCCTTAAACGGGATCAAAAAAGTTCCCGTTAACTAGATTTTATCTTTCCTTGTGGATATCATACTCCCAAATTAATTTCTCAATAAGAAGGATGAGGAAGTAATAGCGTAAATAATAAAAAGATTTTTTCTAACAGGTGCTTATTGGCTATTCATTTATATACTTAAAATTCAACTAACTTACGATATATGCacacatactaataattattaccctcttttatatttatatacattttctatttaatttacctattttcacttatatttatttacttatccTAATTAATGTAATATCTAACATATATCTTATGGGCACCCATAAAACAttattctaataaaaaaatatattaatcaTCGCATAACCGGGTCAAACCGACAAGTTCCAGCAGATCATTGCACGTGTCTCGTCCCACGGCGAATACCCGAAAAGGTTACGTCATCCAACAAACTTTCGCACCAAAATTTCTTACCCGCAAAGCAAAAAACGAGAATAAATGCATCGGATTGCGCTAGAAACCCCAAAACAGCCTTAAATTAAAACCAAGGAATCGCCGAAATAGTTCAAATCAAAGCTATAACTATGAAGATCAGCACTGGTACTAGTCTTCTTTGCTTTCTTTGTCTTTTCGGCGCGGTCTCTGTGATTTCTGAATCGTGTGAGGAAAAAGGGTTCATAAAGATGAAGGAGAGTGGAAGTGTTCTTGGGGGAAGCCATGGCTACCGAGGAGATCAGAGCAATGGAGAAATTGAAAGCATTGGTCGTTTTGCTGTTCAAGAACACAACAAGAAAGAGGTCTGTATTCATTAATCGctgttttctttctcttggttcttgattTGGCTATTTGTTTACTGGccctttttcttattttggaaaaaaaatcttgattaTTGATTTTTAATTCGATTAGAAGAGGTGGGAATCCCGGAGttcaaattctttttaaggGTTTTTTGGGTGTGCATTTTTTCTGTTAAATTATGTGGCTTTAGGGAATGATTAGCTAGGGATTTCCCAATTTTTTTGATGAAAGAAACCCTTAGTTGATGGTTTCAgggaaaataaatttatttaagttttagatGGTTGTCTTCTGAGGTTAATATTgcagatttttctaaaataacgGATGCATGTTGATGAgcttttatatttaaaaaaaaaaagaacaagagaagaagaaaaaagaagaatgaatTAATGTGGAAACAATTCCTGGACAGCGTTTGTTAATGTCCTTTCTTCAGCTACTGTTTTTGGAATTTGGATTATATGTAATTTACTGTATTTCCTTTTTCTGGACATAGAACGCGCTTCTTGAGTTTGGAAGGGTGATCAAAGCCAAAGAACAGGTGGTTGCTGGTAAGTTGTATCATCTTACTCTGGAGGCAATTGATGCTGGGAAGAAACAGATATATGAAGCAAAAGTTTGGGTGAAGCCGTGgatgaacttcaagaaattggaGGAATTTAGGCACACTATAGACATCCCTTCATTCACTACTTCGGACCTTGGTCTTAACCAAGGTTAGATATGTTTCTTAAATTAAACTTGTGAGGAAACATTAACCTCAAACAGCATATCTTGGAGCTTTTTCTGATCATATAAATTCTCGCTGAAGAttcattttgttttaattttcatCACTCAAAGTTCTTGTAGGAGATCTTAAGATTGAGATAAGATTAGGTAATTTATGTTGAACCTGGTTGTGGAAGATTAAACTATCTAGTGAGTAGTTGTTTGAATTTGAGATTAGGGAATTGGGCAAGAAAAGAATGTGAATTGTTTGAGATGGTTGTTAGCTGCATGTTGTTGACCTTTAAACAATCTAAACCAAGAATTTCTTTACATGACTATGAGTTTGGACATGTTGATGCGGAATAGGATATAGCCATGTTCTATCTAATTTCGCCTCTGTATCACAAACTTGAAGAGAATCATGTCATCAAAAGTATCATCAAGATGGTTCTTGTCTTGTTTTCTAGGTTACAATGTGTTGAATAACTGCATAGTAACCAAGATATTCAATTACTTCTGATGTGTTGAGTTCCTTCTTAAAAAGTTACAGTTGACTATTGCACTGAAGTGGACTTGTCCAAAATGAAGCTTTTTCGTGCTCAGCACCTTTTCTTGGAAATATCTTCTTAGTAAAACTTCTCATCAAGTGAATAATACTTGGAAATTTTATTGTGGGTGGACCTACTACTTGGCAAGCCTAGCAGTTGGTCATTGGCCAATGAAGATGCTCCAAATAAGATTGTGAAGCCCACTAATTCCACATTATATACAATGTAAATAATATTGTAATGTTCTTATTTGTCCAATTGACGCTATTTCATTGGTCAATTACCAAGCTGCTTTTCATCACTTATGAGGTCCTAATGCTTTTTAGTTTGATTCTGTaaatgtttttgtttttgatacGTCCTTCCACATAGATGTTGGAACTTAATCATTCACTGTGACATATGTTTTTGGTCTGTTTTACTTGCGACCCAAGGCCTAAAATAAGTTCTTGACCACTATTCACAGTTTATATAAATTCTCTGAGAGTTGTTCTTTAACATGGTCATGTATTAAGTTAATACTTTGGTGTCTTAGATTGTTTAACTGGATCATGTTACATTATCCATTTAACTTTATTTGCTGAGCAATATATAATGACCTCTTGATTTTTTGTATACGGGTAAGTGGAAAATCAATGGGATGATTTGGGTAAAGAACTACTAGGACGATGTGGTGGACTCAATAGGACCAGATTCTTGTCTCAGCATTAAGCTACTATGCTTTAGTTGGATGCTAAGTTCGTTTCGCGGTTGATAATATTGTATATTGTACTCCATAAAAAGATTTGGTGATTTGAGGagagaaggaaaataaatggaGCAAGtttaaggaagaaaaagaaaaaggcatttAGTTGGTTCCTTTGAATATTGGGCAATTTCCTGAGTATGATTTTGGTTGTTATGTATTCCCTGATTACGGCTGTAAGCAACTTTTACACCCTTTCCATTGTAGCTACGTTTAGATTTCAAATTGTTGAAGCATTCAGATGAGATGAATCTATgttattcaaaacttaattgcCTAACTTATGTATGCTTCCTTCACTGGAGGGTTCCATGCTTTTGTCTTTGGATAAGTAAACAGCTTGATGCTGTTTCTTATAATGCTCTTTTTGAACATGAGTTTGTTAGGGGCCTTTTAAGCATTCAGATAAGACAGCTTGTTAACCGTGCCATCATCGTGTAGCCTTTTCAACAAACATATTTTCCTAGTTCATTTGGCCTTTGGCTCCCTTCCTCACAGAAGTGTAATGTACCATCTTTTAAATGGTTTCCTTTAAGCATATTAGCAGGTCTGTGCTAAATCCAGTTTTAGAATTCATTTGTAATTTTACAAGGAGCTGCAGCAATTCTTTTGTGATAGCTTAGAACTTGTCAGTATATTGGGCCTTAAACAATTATCTATGATAGCTTAGGAACTATTATTACGTAG belongs to Coffea eugenioides isolate CCC68of unplaced genomic scaffold, Ceug_1.0 ScVebR1_1534;HRSCAF=2399, whole genome shotgun sequence and includes:
- the LOC113755496 gene encoding cysteine proteinase inhibitor-like, with amino-acid sequence MKISTGTSLLCFLCLFGAVSVISESCEEKGFIKMKESGSVLGGSHGYRGDQSNGEIESIGRFAVQEHNKKENALLEFGRVIKAKEQVVAGKLYHLTLEAIDAGKKQIYEAKVWVKPWMNFKKLEEFRHTIDIPSFTTSDLGLNQGHLKKP